GGCGCGTCGGCCGACCCTGCGGAGGCCGCGGAGATAGTCGCGAACGGCGGGTTCGGGACGACCGGCCAGTCTTGTACCGCGTGTTCCCGCGCCGTCGTCCACGAGGACGTGTACGACGAGTTCGTCGACGAACTGGTTGCGCGGGCGGAGGCGATCGACATCGGCCCCGGCAGCGACGCCGAGATGGGCCCGCAGGTCAGCGAGAGCGAGCGCGACGGCACCCTTGAGTACATCGGGATCGCCGAGGACGAGGGGGCGACCCTCGCCGCCGGCGGCGGCGTCCCCGCGGAGTACGACGAGGGCTACTTCGTGGAGCCGACGGTGTTCACCGACGTCGAGCCGGACTACCGGATCGCCCAGGAGGAGGTGTTCGGGCCGGTCGTCGCGGTCATCGAAGTCGAGGACTTCGACGAGGGCCTCGCCGTTGCCAACGACGTCGAGTACGGCCTCTCCGCCAGCGTCGTCACCGACGACCACACGGAAGCAAAGCGGTTCCTCTCGGAGGCCGAGGCCGGCGTGGTGAAGGTCAACGAGAAGACGACCGGGCTGGAACTGCACGTCCCCTTCGGCGGGTTCAAGCGCTCGTCCTCGGAGACGTGGCGCGAGCAGGGCGACGCCGGCATCGACTTCTACACCATCAGCAAGACGGTGTACGACAACTACTGAACCGGCCGCAGCCGGGGGACGGGACGGCTGCGCGTCTGTGACGTCGCACGGACGCGCGGCCGGACGGGGCTTCAGTCCGATCCGGTGTGGATCGTGACGAAGCCGTCGAAGTTGAGGATGACGCGCTGGGCGAAGTCGCCGAAGATGGCCTTGCCGGCCGGCGAACGGCGCTCGCTGGTGATGAAGACGTGGTCGCAGCCGAAGTCCTCGGAGGCGTCGAGCGTCGCCGTCCCGTAGCCGCCGTCGATGACGCGGACGACGGCCTCGTACTCGACGTCGGCCCCGTCGAGCGTCTCCTCGACGTACGCTTCGAGCGCATCCTCGGCCGCGTCGACGAACTCGGCCTGGTTGTCGTAGGTGACGCCCTCGACGCCGCCCAGCGCCTCGAACTTCTCGACGCCGGACCCGAGCTGGCGCTCGGTGGCGAACGTCAACACGACGAGCGGGGCGTCGGCCCCGCGCGCTTGCTGTGCGGCTTCCCGGAGGAGCCCCTCGTGTGGCTCCGCGTCCTTGATGACGACTAACCCTCGGTCCATAGTCGACGCGAGGAACCGCTGTGCGTTAAAAGTACCGACGGCGCGCCGGCGCGCCCGGCAAAAATCCATCATTCGTGTAACCGTTCCACAAATATTTATAACCGTGCAGTGAGGTGTTCCCATCCGGAGAATGTCAGCAACGTTTCCAGCGTTAGCAGCGTTACTCATCGGTGTGGCAGTCGTCGTACTGTTCCTCGTCGTGTGGGACCTCCCCGCGTTCGTTGGGCTGGTGCTCTCGGCGTTCATCGTCGGCACCGTGAACGCCTACTTCCTCCCGGAGGTCGCGTTCGGGAGCATCCCGAGCCAGGTCGCCGCCGCGTTCGGGGAGAACATGGCCGGGATCGGTATCCCGATCCTGATGGCCGCCATCATCGGAAAGTCGATGACCGAGTCGGGGGCGGCAAACCGCATCGTCCGGTCGTTCCAGGCGGTCCTCTCCGACGAGAACGCCGACTTCGCCCTTTGGGGGAGCAGCACGATCCTCTCCATCCCGGTGTTCTTCGACAACGTGTTCTACCTGATGGCCCCGCTCGCCCGCTCGATGCGCGCACGAATCGGGGGCAACTACGCCCTCTACATCGCCGTCGTCGGCGGCGGCGGGACCGCCGCACACGCGTTCGTGCCGCCGACGCCCGGTCCCCTTGCCGTCGCACAGGAGTTGGGTGCCGGCGAGTCCATCCTCGGGATGACGATCGTCGTCGGCCTCGCGGTCGCGATCCCGTCCGCGCTCGTCGCCGGCGTCGGCTACGGCCGGTTCATCAACAAGCGCATGGAGATCCCGCTCCGGGACTCGATGGGGACGACCGCCGAGGACTTGGAGCGGCAGGCCCAGAAGTCCGCGGGGAACCTGCCGGGGTTCTTCGAGTCGCTGCTGCCGGTCCTCGTCGCCGTCCTGTTCATCGCCTCCGGTACGTTCGTGGACACCTTCGAGGGGACGTACCCGACGCTGGAGCGCTTCCAATCGGTCACGAACTTCGTCGGCGACGCGAACTTCGCGCTGACGATCGCGGCCATGGTCGCCGCGCTGACGTACCTCCGCATGGACGACTTCCCGCGGCAGGTCTGGCAGGACGAACTCACCGAGGCGCTGCAAAACGGCGGTAACATCGCCGCCATCACGGCCGCCGGCGGCGCGTTCGGCGCGATGCTGGCCGCCTCCAACATCGGCGGCGTCATCGCGGACGCGCTGAGCGACGTCGGTATCGGGCTGCTCGTCACCGCGTGGCTCATCGCCGCCATCGTCCGCATCGCCCAGGGGTCGGCGACCGTCGCGATGATCACGACCGGCGGCATCATGGCCCCGCTTGTCCCCGATCTCGCGGTCCACCCGGCCTACCTCGTCGTCGCCATCGGCGCGGGCGGCATCACCACGTCGTGGTACAACGACTCCGGCTTCTGGATCGTCAAGGAGATCGGCGGCCTCACGCAGGCCGAGACGTTCAAGGCCTGGACCGCGGTCACGTCGATCCTCTCGGTCGTCGCGCTGTTTATCATCCTGCTGTACTCGACGCTGTTCCCGCTCGCGTAGCGCGAGAGCGGCGTTTCCGTCCGCGGTGTATCGTTTTCCGCACGCCAACGTCCCGAGTCAGAATCGTCCGGTATGCGTCACTTCTTCCGTCACTCCGTCTCGCTTGAGAAACCTGCGGACGGCCGGCCCTAGTCCAGCGTGACCGTCGTCCCCGACGCCGCCGATTCGTGGAGGGCTTCGAGGACGCGCATGTCGTAGCGGCCGTGTTCCCCGTCCGCGTAGATCGGCTCGCCCGAGAGCACGCGGTCGGCGAAGTAGTCGAACTCCTCGGTCATCTCGTTGACGTCGTCCGCCGACGCCGAGAACTCCCGGTCGCCGGTTTCGAGCGAGAGCGCACACTCCATGTGGAACGCCGGCGAGAGCGTGAGTTGCCCCTCGGTCCCCGTGATCGTCAGTTCGGTGTCCTCGTAGGCGTTCTGCGTCGCGGTGAACGCCGCGTGGACGCCGTCGTCGTAGACGGCGGTGGCCGTCGAGCGCTCGTCAGGGACGTCCGCGAAGGCGTCGTGGGTCGACGCCATCTGGGCCTGCACCGAGACCGGGTCCGAGTCGAGGACGAACCGCGTCGTGTTGATCGGATAGATGCCCAGGTCCATCATCGACGTCCCGTAGCCGGTCGCGTCCGGGTCGAGCCGCCACTGGTCCGGGTCGTCGATGATCGAGAGCAGCGACTGCGAGTTGTTCCCGTATACCTGAACCGGCTCGCCGATGGCCCCGCTCTGGACCAGTTCGCGCGCTCGCCGCACCGCCGGCTCCGTATGCATCCGGTAGGCGACCATCAGCGGGATCCCGCCGTCGTCGGCCGCCTCGACCATCCGGTCGGCGCGCTCGACGCTCGCCTCCATCGGCTTCTCGCAGAGCACGGCCTTGCCGAGGTCGGCGGCCGTCTCGACGTATTCGAGGTGGTAGGCGTTGGGCGTCGCGACGTAGACGGCGTCGTACTCGTCGCTCGCCTCGCCGTCGTGGTACTCCGCGCCGGAGATTGCGTGGGGTACGTCGGCCTCGTCCGCGAACCGCTCCGCTTTCTCCCGCGAGCGGCTCACGAGCACCGTCGCCTCGCAGAGGTCCGTGTCCCGGATCGCGGGGATGGCCTCGTCGATGGTCCACCAGCCGAGCCCGACGAGCGCGAGCCTGAGCGTTCCCTCCGTCGTCCCCTGCCAGTCCCGTTCCGTGAACGAGTCGACCGTTTCTGGGATACCCATACCACGCCTTCGGCGGGGAAGTGTCATAAATGGTCATGCCTCGACGCTGGTTTCGACGAACGTCGTATAAAGAATTATGTGTCCGTCGAACACACCGACCCGTATGCGCTGGAAGTGCCCACGGTGTTCCGGTAGCGTGAAGCGTAGAAACGGCTCGCTCGTCTGTGATACCTGTGGCCACGCGCCCAGACACGGCGCGGACTGACCGCTCGCCGAGCAGTCGGTCCGGGTCGGTGCGGTGCGCGCGGTCGAACCATGAGGGTCCGGGGTCGTCGGTGTCCCGCCTGCCGACACGGGCGGGTCGGGTGGCCGTCGGCTACAGCTGTTCGACGGGGTTCACCAGCGTCCCGACGTTCTCGATCTCGATGTTGACGACGTCGCCCTCCTCCAGGGTGAAGCCGTCCGGCGGGATGATCGACGTCCCGGTCAGGAGCGCGGTCGACTCGGGGACGTAGTTGTAGCGGCGGAAGAACTCCGCCAGTTCGTCGCAGGTCCGGACCATCTCGCTCGTCGACGTCGACTCCGTGAACGCGACGTCGCCGTCGCGCTCGATGGTGAGCGTCATCTCGACGTCGTGGGGGTCGCCGATGGTCTCCTCGGTGACGATGCAGGGCCCGATCGCGCAGCTCTTGTCGTAGATCTTGCTCTGCGGGAGGTAGAGGAGGTTCTCGCGTTCGATCTCGCGGCTACAGACGTCGTTGCCGACGGTGTAACCGACGATCTCCCCGTCGTGGAGCACCATCGTGAACTCGGGTTCCGGCACGTCCCAGTCGGAGTCCCCGCGGATGCCGACGGCGTCGTCCGGGCCGACCGTCCGCGTCGGCGTCGCCTTGAAGTACACCTCGGGGCGGTCGCCCTCGTACGCGCCAAGGTACGCCTCCTCCAGGCCGCCTTCCCCCTCGCGGGACTCCTGACTGATGGCGTACGTGACGCCCGCGCCCCACACCTCGTCGGGGTCGAAGGGCCGGATCAGGTTGTCACGGACCGTCTCACGGTCGATATCCGGCGCGTCCGCGAGGTGGCGGCGCGCGACGTCGTCGACGTTCTGGTCCGTCAGCGACGCGGCGTCGGCGAGTTGCATAAACGAACTCGGCCCGGGCTCCGTCGCCGTCAGGTCGTACGTGCCCTCCCCGTCCTCCGCAATGAGCGACACAGTTTCGTCTCTCTGTATGCGGTAGTATCGCATATCCCCACGTGTACTACCGACCGGTAAATATCTTTGTGTTTCGGCTGAATCTAAGCGTCCGGTGATGCCGGACGGCGATCCTGCTGAGATTTACGAACATATGGTTGTAAACTAACCCTGAGAGGGGATCGATCCCGATGGTCCCGTCGGGGCCCGTTCCGGCGATGGCGGAAACGAGGCAGCCCGCCGGTGACCCGAACTAGTTGGACGAGGATTCGTAGGATGTCGGGTCGATAGTACCGTCGCGCCGACGCGCTGACCCGCCGACAGGCTCGGCTACCGAGTCGGAACGAACGCGGGTCGGGAC
The Halostella litorea DNA segment above includes these coding regions:
- the gfo6 gene encoding D-xylose 1-dehydrogenase Gfo6 — protein: MPETVDSFTERDWQGTTEGTLRLALVGLGWWTIDEAIPAIRDTDLCEATVLVSRSREKAERFADEADVPHAISGAEYHDGEASDEYDAVYVATPNAYHLEYVETAADLGKAVLCEKPMEASVERADRMVEAADDGGIPLMVAYRMHTEPAVRRARELVQSGAIGEPVQVYGNNSQSLLSIIDDPDQWRLDPDATGYGTSMMDLGIYPINTTRFVLDSDPVSVQAQMASTHDAFADVPDERSTATAVYDDGVHAAFTATQNAYEDTELTITGTEGQLTLSPAFHMECALSLETGDREFSASADDVNEMTEEFDYFADRVLSGEPIYADGEHGRYDMRVLEALHESAASGTTVTLD
- a CDS encoding fumarylacetoacetate hydrolase family protein, giving the protein MRYYRIQRDETVSLIAEDGEGTYDLTATEPGPSSFMQLADAASLTDQNVDDVARRHLADAPDIDRETVRDNLIRPFDPDEVWGAGVTYAISQESREGEGGLEEAYLGAYEGDRPEVYFKATPTRTVGPDDAVGIRGDSDWDVPEPEFTMVLHDGEIVGYTVGNDVCSREIERENLLYLPQSKIYDKSCAIGPCIVTEETIGDPHDVEMTLTIERDGDVAFTESTSTSEMVRTCDELAEFFRRYNYVPESTALLTGTSIIPPDGFTLEEGDVVNIEIENVGTLVNPVEQL
- a CDS encoding universal stress protein translates to MDRGLVVIKDAEPHEGLLREAAQQARGADAPLVVLTFATERQLGSGVEKFEALGGVEGVTYDNQAEFVDAAEDALEAYVEETLDGADVEYEAVVRVIDGGYGTATLDASEDFGCDHVFITSERRSPAGKAIFGDFAQRVILNFDGFVTIHTGSD
- a CDS encoding GntP family permease; translated protein: MSATFPALAALLIGVAVVVLFLVVWDLPAFVGLVLSAFIVGTVNAYFLPEVAFGSIPSQVAAAFGENMAGIGIPILMAAIIGKSMTESGAANRIVRSFQAVLSDENADFALWGSSTILSIPVFFDNVFYLMAPLARSMRARIGGNYALYIAVVGGGGTAAHAFVPPTPGPLAVAQELGAGESILGMTIVVGLAVAIPSALVAGVGYGRFINKRMEIPLRDSMGTTAEDLERQAQKSAGNLPGFFESLLPVLVAVLFIASGTFVDTFEGTYPTLERFQSVTNFVGDANFALTIAAMVAALTYLRMDDFPRQVWQDELTEALQNGGNIAAITAAGGAFGAMLAASNIGGVIADALSDVGIGLLVTAWLIAAIVRIAQGSATVAMITTGGIMAPLVPDLAVHPAYLVVAIGAGGITTSWYNDSGFWIVKEIGGLTQAETFKAWTAVTSILSVVALFIILLYSTLFPLA